In Parasegetibacter sp. NRK P23, a single genomic region encodes these proteins:
- a CDS encoding SDR family oxidoreductase — translation MDLGIQGKVFIVTGGAKGIGGAISKCIAAEGGTVVVAGRDADDNAKIAGEIETAGGKVATVAVELGEVEACKNVIAFTVEKFGRIDGLVNNAGVNDGCGLESGSPEKFMQSIQKNLSHYYNLAHFALPYLKESKGAIVNVGSKVAETGQGNTSGYAASKGGVNALTREWAVELLPFGIRVNTVNPAEVWTPLYEKWIKSLPNSEEKLAQIVSKIPLENRMTTSEEIADAVVFLLSKRSSHTTGQIFYPDGGYTHLDRSIS, via the coding sequence ATGGATTTGGGCATTCAGGGAAAAGTTTTCATTGTAACGGGCGGAGCCAAAGGAATTGGCGGGGCCATCAGCAAATGTATTGCAGCAGAAGGTGGCACCGTTGTAGTGGCCGGAAGAGATGCGGACGACAATGCGAAGATCGCCGGGGAAATTGAAACCGCGGGCGGAAAAGTGGCCACTGTAGCCGTCGAATTGGGCGAAGTGGAAGCGTGTAAAAATGTGATCGCCTTCACCGTAGAAAAGTTCGGCCGGATCGACGGACTCGTGAACAATGCCGGCGTGAACGATGGTTGCGGGCTTGAAAGCGGCTCTCCCGAAAAGTTCATGCAAAGCATTCAGAAAAACCTCAGTCATTATTATAACCTGGCGCATTTCGCGCTTCCTTACCTCAAAGAAAGTAAAGGCGCTATCGTGAACGTTGGCTCGAAGGTGGCGGAAACTGGTCAGGGCAATACTTCGGGTTACGCCGCCAGCAAAGGAGGCGTGAACGCGCTTACCCGCGAATGGGCCGTGGAACTGCTGCCTTTCGGTATCCGTGTAAACACCGTGAACCCGGCGGAGGTATGGACACCACTTTATGAAAAATGGATCAAATCCCTGCCCAATTCAGAAGAGAAACTCGCGCAGATCGTTTCCAAAATACCATTGGAAAACCGGATGACCACTTCCGAAGAAATCGCCGATGCCGTGGTGTTCCTGCTCAGTAAACGTTCCTCGCACACCACAGGACAGATATTCTATCCCGATGGCGGATACACGCACCTCGACCGCTCCATCTCTTAA
- a CDS encoding PA0069 family radical SAM protein encodes MDEIIKGRGAQINTPNRFHRHSLEKEHVEGIDEWEEPGVKTVFLEQHAKSLVNKVESPDVGMFYSMNPYQGCEHGCIYCYARNSHEYLGFSAGLDFESKIMVKKNAPELLRKFLLHPKWKSVPISLSGNTDCYQPAEQKFGITRKLLEVCDSFHQPVGIITKNAGILRDKELLAKMGKRNLVSVLVSITSFDEQLRLAMEPRTTTASQRLRVIRELSAAGIRTGVMLGPMIPGLNEHEMQRIMKAASEAGAVFSAYTFIRLNGAIKLLFHDWLYKHFPDRGDKVWHLIENGHGGQVNDSRYGVRMRGEGNIAELVAMQYRKYIQKYGLDRERWELDASSFRPPGSQLSLGLDF; translated from the coding sequence ATGGATGAGATTATTAAGGGGCGCGGTGCCCAGATCAATACACCAAACAGGTTTCACAGGCATAGTCTTGAAAAGGAACATGTGGAAGGAATCGATGAATGGGAGGAACCCGGCGTTAAAACGGTGTTCCTGGAACAACACGCCAAATCGCTGGTAAATAAAGTGGAAAGTCCGGATGTGGGCATGTTTTACTCCATGAATCCTTACCAGGGTTGCGAGCACGGCTGCATTTATTGTTATGCCCGCAACAGCCACGAGTACCTGGGATTCAGCGCGGGACTGGATTTTGAAAGCAAGATCATGGTTAAAAAAAACGCACCAGAACTGCTGCGGAAGTTCCTGCTCCATCCCAAATGGAAATCCGTTCCCATATCATTGAGTGGTAATACAGATTGCTATCAACCCGCGGAGCAGAAATTTGGCATCACCCGTAAACTGCTGGAAGTGTGCGACAGCTTTCACCAACCGGTGGGCATCATCACCAAAAATGCGGGCATATTAAGGGACAAGGAACTACTGGCGAAGATGGGCAAAAGAAACCTGGTTTCCGTGCTTGTTTCCATTACTTCTTTTGATGAGCAGTTAAGACTGGCCATGGAACCACGCACCACCACCGCATCCCAGCGGCTGAGGGTGATACGGGAACTTTCCGCGGCGGGCATCAGAACAGGTGTGATGCTTGGCCCCATGATCCCAGGACTCAATGAGCATGAAATGCAACGCATCATGAAAGCCGCATCGGAAGCGGGGGCTGTTTTCTCCGCCTACACTTTTATCCGGTTGAATGGCGCCATCAAACTACTTTTTCACGATTGGCTCTATAAACACTTCCCAGACCGGGGAGATAAAGTATGGCACCTGATCGAAAACGGGCATGGCGGGCAGGTGAACGATTCCCGGTATGGCGTGCGGATGCGTGGCGAGGGCAATATCGCCGAACTCGTGGCGATGCAATACAGGAAATACATTCAAAAGTATGGTCTGGACCGCGAACGATGGGAACTGGATGCCAGCAGCTTCCGTCCTCCGGGAAGCCAGCTTTCGCTGGGACTCGATTTTTAA
- a CDS encoding methylmalonyl-CoA mutase family protein, with translation MKRIEEEKIRIVTAAALFDGHDAAINIMRRIMQMKGAEIIHLGHNRSVAEIVEAAIEEDAHGIAITSYQGGHLEFFKYMKDLLDQQGCGHIRIFGGGGGTILPEEIDELHAYGITKIYSPDDGRKMGLEGMIEEVIHLSKPQQYSKTKKVAVAMGEVEDKVQRDGFWEAEQTWEHSTVLNEVKDIRKIARAITMAELGIRENDMPEWATTPKETIPVLGITGTGGAGKSSVTDELVRRFLHSFPDKTIAVISVDPSRKKTGGALLGDRIRMNSIHSPRAYMRSLATRESDVALSASVQDAINICRAAAFDMIVLESAGVGQSDASILDFCDLSLYVMTPEYGAASQLEKINMLDYADVIAINKFDKNGALDALMEVRKQYKRNHQLFTAKDETLPVIGTIAAQFNDAGVNRLFAKLITLIREKTGVVFGEIPDEAAKVEVTHPHIIPAKRVRYLSEIAEHNRAYDNWVKEQAALASQLYQLEGTMALVKDAVVSNGVKVVREELLKQLEPSNLKLLEAWPKLVLQYAGDYFEYQVRDKVFKQPLTTTSLSGTRVPRVVLPKYKDWGDLLKWQLQENLPGEFPYTAGVFPLKRAEEDPTRMFAGEGGPERTNKRFHYLSSDQPAKRLSTAFDSVTLYGEDPDHRPDIFGKIGNAGVSIATVDDAKKLYAGFDLCDPKTSVSMTINGPAPMLLAFFLNTAIDQQCEKYIQENGLQHLVNEAYERKYGTRFERPVYHNSGAVQGVTETPALLGLSGDEVLPPEVYNEIRKRTLSQVRGTVQADILKEDQAQNTCIFSTEFALRLMGDVQSYFIQHEVRNFYSVSISGYHIAEAGANPITQLAFTLSNGFTYVEYYLSRGMHIDAFAPNLSFFFSNGMDPEYSVIGRVARRIWAKAIKGLYKGNDRSQKLKYHIQTSGRSLHAQEIDFNDIRTTLQALYAIYDNCNSLHTNAYDEAITTPTEESVRRAMAIQLIINRELGTAKTENFIQGSFLIEELTDLVEEAVLLEFERISDRGGVLGAMERMYQRNKIQEESLHYEMLKHSGEMPIIGVNTFLNKKGSPTTIPNEVIRSSEEEKERQINNLRSFHHRNASISEQKLQLLKAAAVQENNLFEVLMDTVKYCSLGQITHALYEVGGQYRRNM, from the coding sequence ATGAAACGCATCGAAGAAGAAAAGATCAGGATCGTTACAGCAGCAGCTTTGTTTGACGGACATGATGCCGCCATCAATATCATGCGCCGGATCATGCAGATGAAAGGCGCGGAGATCATTCACCTCGGGCACAACCGCTCCGTGGCCGAGATCGTGGAAGCCGCTATAGAAGAGGATGCGCACGGAATAGCGATTACCAGTTACCAGGGCGGACACCTGGAATTCTTTAAATACATGAAGGACCTGCTCGACCAGCAGGGCTGCGGGCATATCCGGATATTCGGCGGCGGTGGCGGAACCATTCTCCCTGAAGAGATCGATGAACTTCATGCTTATGGGATCACTAAAATATATTCTCCTGATGATGGGCGGAAGATGGGGCTGGAAGGAATGATTGAAGAGGTGATCCACCTTTCAAAGCCACAGCAGTACAGTAAAACGAAGAAAGTTGCAGTGGCAATGGGAGAGGTCGAAGATAAGGTGCAGCGCGATGGATTCTGGGAAGCGGAACAGACGTGGGAACACAGCACCGTTTTAAATGAAGTAAAGGATATCCGTAAAATTGCCAGGGCCATAACGATGGCCGAACTGGGCATCCGGGAAAACGATATGCCTGAATGGGCAACCACTCCGAAAGAAACGATTCCTGTTTTAGGCATTACAGGTACGGGCGGGGCGGGAAAATCTTCCGTGACCGATGAACTTGTACGCCGCTTCCTGCATAGCTTTCCTGATAAAACCATCGCGGTAATCTCAGTGGATCCCTCCAGGAAAAAAACGGGTGGCGCTTTGTTGGGCGACAGGATCAGGATGAACAGTATTCATTCCCCGCGTGCTTATATGCGTTCACTCGCCACAAGAGAGAGTGATGTGGCACTCAGCGCTTCGGTGCAGGATGCCATCAATATCTGCCGTGCCGCCGCCTTCGATATGATTGTACTGGAAAGCGCCGGGGTGGGGCAGAGCGACGCGTCCATCCTTGATTTCTGTGACCTGAGTTTGTATGTGATGACGCCTGAATACGGCGCGGCCAGCCAGTTGGAAAAGATCAATATGCTCGATTACGCCGATGTGATCGCCATCAATAAATTTGATAAGAACGGCGCGTTGGACGCATTGATGGAGGTTAGAAAACAATACAAACGCAACCACCAGCTTTTTACCGCGAAAGATGAAACGCTCCCGGTGATCGGCACGATTGCCGCGCAATTCAACGACGCGGGGGTGAACAGGTTGTTCGCGAAACTCATAACGCTGATCCGTGAAAAAACGGGGGTTGTATTTGGTGAAATCCCCGATGAAGCCGCAAAAGTGGAAGTAACCCATCCGCATATCATCCCGGCCAAAAGAGTGCGCTATCTCTCCGAGATCGCAGAGCACAACAGGGCTTACGATAATTGGGTGAAAGAGCAGGCCGCACTAGCCTCTCAGTTGTATCAGCTCGAAGGAACGATGGCGCTGGTAAAGGATGCGGTGGTAAGTAACGGGGTCAAAGTGGTCAGGGAAGAATTGTTGAAGCAACTGGAACCTTCCAACCTGAAACTGCTGGAAGCGTGGCCAAAACTTGTTCTACAATATGCAGGGGATTATTTTGAATACCAGGTACGGGATAAGGTGTTCAAACAACCGCTTACCACAACCTCATTAAGCGGAACGCGGGTACCACGTGTGGTGTTGCCAAAGTATAAGGACTGGGGCGATCTGCTGAAATGGCAACTCCAGGAAAACCTGCCCGGTGAATTCCCTTATACAGCAGGTGTTTTTCCACTGAAAAGAGCGGAAGAAGATCCTACGAGGATGTTCGCGGGAGAGGGTGGTCCGGAACGCACCAATAAACGGTTCCATTATTTGTCTTCCGATCAGCCGGCCAAAAGATTGTCTACCGCATTCGACTCTGTTACACTGTACGGAGAAGATCCCGACCATCGTCCCGATATTTTTGGAAAGATCGGCAACGCGGGGGTGAGTATCGCTACCGTGGACGATGCCAAAAAACTGTACGCGGGCTTCGATCTTTGTGATCCGAAGACCTCTGTAAGCATGACCATTAATGGGCCCGCGCCCATGCTGCTGGCCTTCTTCCTGAATACCGCCATCGATCAGCAGTGCGAAAAATATATTCAGGAGAATGGGTTGCAGCATTTGGTGAATGAGGCATATGAGCGCAAATACGGTACAAGGTTTGAACGACCGGTTTACCACAACAGCGGTGCTGTGCAGGGCGTAACGGAAACGCCTGCCTTACTGGGACTTTCAGGCGATGAGGTGCTGCCACCGGAAGTGTACAACGAAATCAGGAAACGAACCCTTTCACAAGTGCGCGGCACCGTTCAGGCCGATATCCTGAAAGAGGACCAGGCACAGAATACCTGCATTTTCAGCACCGAGTTCGCGCTCCGTTTAATGGGCGATGTGCAGTCGTATTTTATACAGCATGAGGTCCGTAATTTCTACAGTGTCTCCATCAGTGGTTACCACATCGCGGAAGCGGGTGCAAATCCCATTACGCAACTGGCCTTTACACTGTCCAATGGATTTACGTACGTGGAATATTACCTGAGCCGCGGGATGCACATCGATGCCTTCGCTCCTAATCTATCCTTCTTCTTCTCCAATGGGATGGATCCTGAATATAGCGTGATCGGTCGTGTGGCCAGGCGCATCTGGGCAAAGGCGATTAAAGGATTGTACAAGGGCAACGACAGGAGCCAGAAATTGAAGTACCATATTCAAACCAGCGGCCGAAGCCTGCATGCGCAGGAAATTGATTTCAATGATATCCGGACTACCTTGCAGGCGCTGTACGCGATTTATGATAACTGCAATAGTCTTCATACCAATGCATATGACGAGGCTATTACAACGCCTACGGAAGAAAGTGTGCGCAGGGCCATGGCGATACAATTGATCATCAACCGCGAACTCGGTACCGCTAAGACGGAAAATTTTATCCAGGGTTCTTTCCTGATTGAAGAATTGACGGACCTCGTTGAAGAGGCTGTGCTGCTTGAGTTTGAGCGCATCTCCGATAGAGGTGGCGTGCTTGGCGCCATGGAGCGTATGTACCAGCGCAATAAAATTCAGGAAGAAAGTTTGCATTATGAAATGTTGAAACATTCAGGAGAAATGCCTATTATTGGCGTGAATACTTTTTTGAATAAAAAGGGAAGTCCCACCACAATTCCCAACGAAGTGATCCGTAGCTCTGAAGAAGAAAAGGAGCGTCAGATCAACAACCTGCGCTCTTTCCACCACAGGAATGCAAGTATTTCGGAACAAAAACTGCAACTGCTGAAAGCAGCCGCCGTGCAGGAAAACAACCTGTTCGAAGTGCTGATGGATACGGTGAAATACTGTTCGCTCGGGCAGATTACCCATGCTTTGTATGAGGTGGGTGGGCAATACCGGCGCAATATGTAG
- a CDS encoding L-rhamnose mutarotase: protein MRQCLALDLKDDPELIAEYEAYHRKVWPEILESIRAQGIRSMEIYRTGNRLFMITETDELPAPDLGSGGDDIHPKVQEWEELMWKFQYPLPWAKEGEKWVPMNRIFSLNEQE, encoded by the coding sequence ATGCGTCAATGCCTGGCCTTAGATTTGAAAGATGATCCTGAACTGATCGCGGAATATGAAGCGTACCACCGGAAAGTGTGGCCGGAAATACTGGAAAGTATCCGCGCACAAGGCATCCGCTCCATGGAAATATACCGTACGGGAAACCGGCTTTTCATGATCACCGAAACGGATGAGTTACCCGCACCGGACTTAGGATCTGGCGGGGATGACATTCATCCCAAAGTACAGGAATGGGAAGAATTGATGTGGAAATTTCAATATCCCCTGCCCTGGGCAAAAGAAGGTGAAAAGTGGGTGCCGATGAACCGGATCTTTTCGCTGAACGAACAGGAATAA
- a CDS encoding fumarylacetoacetate hydrolase family protein, whose amino-acid sequence MKLIRFGKAGQEQPGVQLEDGRRLNVTAFGQDYNEAFFGGDGIERLAAWLKENQDKCPEISKQERLGPPLVRPSKIVCIGLNYSDHAAESKMQVPAEPIVFFKATSSIVGPNDALVIPKNSTKTDWEVELALVIGKKASYVSEADAIQHIAGYVLHNDYSERAFQLERGGQWVKGKSCDTFAPLGPWIATADEITDPGNLRLWLTVNGKTMQDGNTKNLIFSLPFLVSYLSQFMTLLPGDVITTGTPAGVGLGMKPNPIYLKAGDVVELGIDGLGSSKQVAEDWKGQ is encoded by the coding sequence ATGAAACTGATCAGATTTGGAAAGGCAGGCCAGGAACAACCGGGCGTTCAACTGGAAGATGGCCGCAGGTTAAATGTTACAGCATTCGGTCAAGATTACAATGAAGCATTTTTTGGCGGAGATGGCATTGAAAGACTGGCTGCCTGGCTGAAAGAAAACCAGGACAAATGCCCTGAAATTTCAAAGCAAGAAAGGCTGGGCCCACCATTGGTTCGCCCCTCCAAAATCGTATGTATCGGCCTGAACTATTCTGATCACGCGGCTGAAAGTAAGATGCAGGTGCCCGCTGAGCCCATCGTTTTCTTCAAAGCCACTTCATCCATTGTTGGCCCGAACGATGCCCTAGTGATCCCGAAAAACTCCACAAAAACCGACTGGGAAGTAGAGTTGGCGCTGGTAATCGGTAAAAAAGCATCTTATGTTTCAGAAGCCGACGCAATCCAGCACATCGCCGGCTATGTATTGCACAACGATTACAGTGAACGCGCCTTCCAACTGGAAAGAGGCGGCCAATGGGTGAAAGGAAAAAGCTGCGACACCTTCGCGCCGCTTGGCCCCTGGATCGCTACCGCTGACGAGATCACCGATCCGGGAAATCTGCGTTTATGGCTTACCGTTAACGGCAAAACCATGCAGGACGGCAACACCAAGAACCTCATCTTCAGCCTGCCTTTTCTCGTGTCCTACCTCAGCCAGTTTATGACCCTGCTCCCGGGTGACGTCATCACCACCGGAACACCGGCCGGCGTTGGACTGGGCATGAAGCCGAATCCCATTTACCTGAAAGCGGGTGACGTGGTGGAACTGGGCATAGATGGCCTGGGAAGCAGCAAACAGGTGGCCGAAGACTGGAAGGGCCAATAA
- a CDS encoding amidohydrolase yields the protein MLDTHVHFWKYDKVRDAWITDDMKLLQQDYLPQQLQSVLNNNGLNGCIAVQADQSEVETHFLVELARKYPFIKGVVGWIDLLNPDLDQRLNHFLEFPEIKGWRHVAQGEADDFLSRKEVINGIRTVTDAGYSYDILIYARQLPAAIQLVNALPEANFILDHCAKPDIRNKEIKGWAKGIREIAQHPGVSCKLSGLFTEAHWKQWSPADFYPYLDVVFESFGTNRLMFGSDWPVILVSGMYVQWKSLLLKYMENMEEEMIEAIMGGNAQRIYRTEI from the coding sequence ATGCTTGACACACATGTACACTTCTGGAAATACGATAAAGTCCGCGACGCATGGATCACGGACGACATGAAACTGCTGCAGCAGGACTATCTTCCACAACAACTTCAGTCGGTACTGAACAACAACGGCCTCAATGGATGCATCGCCGTTCAGGCCGATCAAAGCGAAGTGGAGACCCATTTCCTGGTGGAGCTTGCCCGGAAATATCCGTTTATTAAAGGTGTGGTGGGCTGGATAGACCTGTTGAACCCCGACCTGGATCAACGGCTCAACCATTTCCTCGAATTCCCCGAAATCAAGGGATGGCGGCATGTGGCCCAGGGTGAAGCAGATGATTTTCTTTCCAGGAAAGAAGTGATCAATGGCATCCGCACGGTAACCGATGCCGGCTATTCCTACGACATACTCATTTACGCGCGGCAACTTCCGGCGGCCATCCAACTGGTGAACGCCCTGCCCGAAGCTAACTTTATACTCGACCATTGCGCCAAACCCGATATCAGGAACAAAGAGATCAAGGGCTGGGCGAAAGGCATCCGGGAAATCGCGCAACACCCCGGTGTGAGCTGCAAACTTTCGGGTTTGTTTACGGAAGCACATTGGAAACAGTGGAGTCCCGCGGATTTCTATCCTTACCTTGACGTGGTATTTGAATCATTTGGTACCAACCGGCTAATGTTCGGCAGCGACTGGCCGGTGATCCTGGTTTCAGGCATGTATGTGCAGTGGAAAAGTCTGTTGCTTAAATACATGGAAAATATGGAGGAAGAAATGATTGAAGCCATAATGGGCGGGAACGCGCAACGCATTTACAGAACCGAAATATAA
- a CDS encoding phosphotransferase, producing MENIIADIKELYQSCKGALPVSIEVLPPSGSDRRYFRVHGEEGTCIACHNLHIRENNTFLYFTEHFRNINAPLPEVLAVNNRRDIYLLEDLGTVSLLDKIEEEKYSSNVYDLFRKSLSALARMQILGEKDFDYAMCITSREFGKQAIMADLLYFKYYFLDTLKIPYDKEKLIEDFEALSTYLAYTGHKYFMFRDFQSRNVMIRNNEPHFIDYQGGMKGALQYDVASLLWQAKAELPDEWKTGLLEEYMNEVDQLLPAPLDRTTFVGQYNGYVLLRLLQVLGAYGFRGLFERKAHFLTSIPLALNNLKWFLQHKSIGIVLPTFDTILAEVTKETVINRFEPIRATDDTPLVVHICSFSYRNGIPEDKSSNGGGFVFDCRGILNPGRIDEYKKQTGRDKGVKDFLEQRTRMTEFLNNIYNTVDISVENYLARGFENLSVCFGCTGGQHRSVYAADALARHLRNKYKVKIELKHLVQDAKAWVNEG from the coding sequence ATGGAAAATATCATTGCTGACATAAAAGAACTCTATCAATCCTGCAAAGGAGCATTGCCCGTGTCTATCGAGGTGTTACCACCCTCCGGCTCAGACAGGCGCTATTTCCGCGTGCATGGTGAAGAAGGAACCTGCATCGCCTGCCACAACCTGCACATCAGGGAAAACAACACTTTCCTGTATTTTACGGAGCACTTCAGAAATATTAATGCCCCGCTTCCGGAAGTACTGGCCGTGAATAATAGAAGAGACATTTACCTGCTGGAGGACCTTGGAACAGTTTCCCTGCTGGATAAGATTGAAGAGGAAAAATACAGTTCCAATGTATACGACCTCTTCCGGAAAAGCCTCTCAGCGCTCGCCAGGATGCAGATTTTGGGAGAAAAAGATTTTGATTATGCCATGTGCATTACCTCCCGGGAATTCGGGAAACAGGCAATCATGGCCGATCTGCTGTATTTCAAGTATTACTTTCTGGATACGTTGAAGATACCTTACGATAAGGAAAAACTGATCGAAGATTTCGAGGCGTTGAGCACTTATCTCGCTTATACGGGCCACAAGTATTTCATGTTCCGTGATTTCCAGAGCCGCAATGTAATGATCCGGAACAATGAACCGCATTTTATCGACTACCAGGGCGGTATGAAAGGCGCCCTTCAGTACGATGTGGCTTCCCTATTATGGCAGGCCAAAGCGGAATTGCCCGATGAATGGAAAACCGGACTGCTGGAAGAATACATGAACGAAGTGGATCAGTTACTGCCCGCTCCGTTAGACAGAACCACCTTTGTTGGTCAATACAACGGGTACGTGTTACTGCGCCTGCTACAGGTATTGGGCGCTTACGGTTTCCGTGGCCTGTTTGAAAGGAAAGCACATTTCCTTACCAGTATTCCGCTGGCCTTGAATAACCTGAAATGGTTCTTACAACATAAATCCATAGGTATTGTACTGCCAACTTTTGATACGATACTTGCTGAAGTAACAAAAGAAACCGTGATCAACCGGTTCGAGCCCATAAGGGCCACAGACGATACGCCACTGGTCGTGCACATCTGCAGTTTTTCATACCGGAATGGGATTCCAGAAGATAAGTCCAGTAACGGAGGAGGTTTTGTCTTCGATTGCAGGGGAATACTGAATCCGGGAAGAATCGATGAATACAAGAAGCAAACGGGGCGAGACAAAGGCGTGAAAGATTTTCTGGAGCAACGTACACGTATGACTGAGTTCCTGAATAATATTTACAATACGGTGGATATCTCGGTAGAAAATTATTTAGCAAGAGGATTTGAAAATCTTTCTGTGTGCTTTGGATGCACCGGTGGTCAGCATCGGAGCGTGTATGCCGCCGATGCGCTGGCAAGGCACCTGAGGAATAAGTACAAAGTAAAGATTGAACTGAAACACCTTGTACAGGATGCGAAAGCCTGGGTAAACGAAGGTTAA
- a CDS encoding nucleotidyltransferase family protein: MKALIFSAGLGTRFKPWTDKHPKALAPVNGKSLLQRNIEYLRGYGITDVVVNVHHFADQIIAALKENNGWGSNVEISDEQDAVLETGGGLLKAKPLLEHTRFLTINADILTDLNLHEMCRFHQSSEAVVTLAVTNRVTSRNFLFDADSRLCGWRNNATGEEKIVINAPVNFEKAYSGIAVYEPEVFQHIRQNGKFSIVETFLDIAPHQLIKGYDHSGSRWMDVGKPDSVAKAESLFN; the protein is encoded by the coding sequence ATGAAAGCGTTGATTTTTTCCGCCGGCCTGGGAACCAGGTTCAAACCCTGGACAGACAAGCACCCGAAAGCATTGGCACCGGTGAATGGCAAGTCTTTACTGCAAAGAAATATTGAATACCTCCGTGGTTACGGTATTACCGATGTGGTGGTGAATGTGCACCATTTCGCGGATCAGATCATCGCTGCGCTGAAGGAGAACAACGGCTGGGGAAGCAATGTTGAAATATCCGATGAACAGGATGCCGTGCTTGAAACCGGTGGCGGATTGCTGAAAGCAAAGCCTTTACTGGAACATACACGGTTCCTCACGATCAATGCCGATATACTTACCGATCTTAATCTGCACGAGATGTGTCGCTTTCACCAGTCATCTGAAGCAGTTGTAACATTGGCGGTAACCAACCGGGTTACTTCCAGGAATTTTTTGTTTGATGCGGATAGCCGGTTGTGCGGTTGGCGGAACAATGCCACGGGTGAAGAGAAGATTGTTATAAATGCACCCGTTAATTTTGAGAAGGCGTACAGCGGCATCGCTGTATATGAACCGGAAGTATTTCAACACATCAGGCAAAACGGGAAATTCTCCATTGTAGAAACGTTTCTTGACATAGCGCCGCACCAGCTTATAAAGGGATACGATCATTCCGGTTCCCGGTGGATGGATGTGGGAAAGCCGGATTCCGTAGCAAAAGCAGAGTCGCTTTTTAACTAA